One stretch of Nocardia mangyaensis DNA includes these proteins:
- the aztC gene encoding zinc ABC transporter substrate-binding protein AztC has protein sequence MRTVLALVGALAVLGSLVACSSTGDRAGIVVTTNILGDLTRTVVGDTTPVTVLMRPGADPHSFAISARQAAEIERSALVVHNGLGLEEGVARHVQAADDAGVSTLAVAERVNPIEYTADESAGQPDPHFWTDPQRVRLAVEAISAEVIDRVPGIDANAVRDNTDRYLDELDQLDRWMADRFAAIAPGHRQLVTDHHVFGYLAQRFGFQVIGAVIPSGTTLASPSASDLDELAGAIRAAGVGAIFADSAQPDRLSRVLAEHTGVRIQVIALHTESLSAPGGGAATYLEMARTNTEAITRGLSGQST, from the coding sequence ATCCGCACGGTGTTGGCCCTGGTGGGAGCGCTGGCTGTGCTCGGGTCCCTGGTCGCCTGCTCGTCTACCGGCGACCGGGCCGGGATCGTCGTCACCACCAACATCCTCGGCGATCTGACCCGGACAGTGGTCGGTGACACCACACCGGTGACCGTTCTCATGCGGCCCGGAGCGGACCCGCACTCCTTCGCGATCTCGGCCCGTCAGGCCGCCGAGATCGAACGATCCGCACTGGTCGTGCACAACGGGCTCGGTCTCGAAGAAGGGGTCGCCCGGCATGTGCAGGCCGCGGACGACGCGGGGGTCTCGACCCTGGCTGTCGCCGAGCGCGTGAACCCGATCGAGTACACCGCCGACGAGTCCGCCGGCCAGCCCGATCCGCATTTCTGGACAGATCCGCAGCGGGTCCGTCTCGCGGTCGAGGCGATCAGCGCGGAGGTCATCGACCGGGTGCCCGGAATCGACGCGAACGCGGTGCGCGACAACACCGATCGCTATCTCGACGAACTCGACCAGCTGGACCGATGGATGGCCGATCGGTTCGCCGCGATCGCACCCGGACACCGACAGCTGGTCACCGACCATCACGTCTTCGGGTATCTCGCCCAGCGTTTCGGCTTCCAGGTGATCGGCGCCGTGATCCCCAGCGGCACCACCCTGGCCTCGCCCAGCGCCTCGGACCTCGATGAGCTCGCCGGGGCGATTCGCGCGGCCGGAGTGGGCGCGATCTTCGCCGACTCCGCCCAGCCGGACCGGCTTTCGCGCGTCCTCGCCGAGCACACCGGTGTGCGGATCCAGGTGATCGCGCTACACACCGAATCGCTGTCCGCACCGGGCGGCGGTGCGGCCACCTATCTGGAGATGGCGCGCACCAACACCGAGGCGATCACCCGTGGTCTGTCCGGGCAATCGACGTAG
- the pabB gene encoding aminodeoxychorismate synthase component I: protein MRTLLIDNYDSFTYNLYQLISEVNGNEPTVVRNDEAVELDELGLERFDNVVISPGPGRPDRARDMGVSTAVIAHSALPLLGVCLGHQGIVLGAGGAVGRAPQARHGFLDQITHADGELFAGLPQDFTVVRYHSLAALEPLPEVVEVTARTSDGVIMGVRHRERPQWGVQFHPESVSSEFGAALVRNFADLTKARAHSTAPVVVRGPVHVPKAVAPEHRFDLRHSVIERAIDTEAIFLRRFAESSTAFWLDSEHVEPGLDRFSFLGDAAGPHAEIVGYRVGEGVVTVTDDRGTRTVAGTVLDYLDRELRARHCETPALPFDFAGGYVGYLGYEVKADCGARAVHRSPTPDAQWIFADRLIVVDHEAGRTHLLALTEPATEQAAQRWLRETEAALAELATWVNPADLPVPADPDAVLAHLVRGRDRYLADVAVCQERLHAGESYEICLTDAAAVAAAPDDGLDLYLRLRRCNPAPYAAYLRFDGLDVACSSPERFLKIDRDRMVESKPIKGTAPRGHTVTEDDHLRRTLADDPKTRAENLMIVDLLRNDLGRVCEVGSVHVPELMSTETYSTLHQLVSTVRGTLRRDTGVVDALRACFPGGSMTGAPKLRTMEILDELETEARGVYSGTIGFLGLGGTADLNIVIRTAVRYDDEWRIGAGGAIVLDSDPEDEYAEMVLKAAATFRALP, encoded by the coding sequence ATGCGCACGCTCTTGATCGACAACTACGACTCGTTCACCTACAACCTCTATCAGCTGATCAGCGAGGTCAACGGCAACGAGCCGACCGTCGTGCGCAACGACGAGGCCGTCGAACTCGACGAGCTGGGGCTGGAGCGTTTCGACAATGTGGTGATCTCGCCGGGGCCGGGCCGCCCCGACCGCGCGCGGGACATGGGGGTGTCGACGGCGGTGATCGCGCACAGCGCGCTGCCGTTGCTCGGGGTCTGTCTCGGCCACCAGGGGATCGTGCTCGGCGCGGGCGGTGCGGTAGGGCGGGCACCGCAGGCCAGGCACGGTTTTCTCGATCAGATCACCCATGCCGATGGTGAGCTGTTCGCCGGGCTGCCGCAGGATTTCACGGTCGTGCGCTATCACTCGCTGGCGGCGCTGGAACCGCTGCCGGAGGTCGTCGAGGTGACCGCGCGGACGAGTGACGGCGTGATCATGGGGGTGCGGCATCGGGAGCGGCCGCAGTGGGGTGTGCAGTTCCATCCCGAGTCGGTGTCGAGCGAATTCGGTGCGGCGCTGGTGCGCAATTTCGCCGACCTCACCAAGGCGCGGGCGCACTCCACCGCGCCGGTGGTGGTGCGCGGGCCGGTGCACGTTCCGAAGGCGGTCGCACCCGAGCATCGATTCGACTTACGGCACAGCGTGATCGAGCGGGCCATCGACACCGAGGCGATCTTCCTGCGCCGCTTTGCCGAGTCGTCGACGGCGTTCTGGCTCGACAGCGAGCATGTGGAGCCCGGCCTCGACCGGTTCTCGTTTCTCGGCGACGCGGCCGGGCCGCATGCCGAGATCGTGGGTTACCGGGTGGGCGAGGGAGTCGTCACGGTGACGGATGACCGGGGAACACGCACCGTCGCCGGGACCGTGCTGGACTATCTCGACCGTGAACTCCGGGCGCGGCACTGCGAGACTCCCGCGCTGCCTTTCGATTTCGCCGGTGGCTATGTGGGCTATCTGGGCTACGAGGTGAAGGCGGACTGCGGCGCGCGGGCCGTGCACCGCTCCCCCACCCCGGATGCCCAGTGGATCTTCGCCGACCGGTTGATCGTGGTCGACCACGAGGCGGGCCGTACGCATCTGCTCGCACTGACCGAACCCGCGACCGAACAGGCGGCACAGCGGTGGCTGCGCGAGACCGAGGCCGCACTCGCGGAGCTGGCCACCTGGGTCAATCCGGCCGATCTGCCCGTGCCCGCCGATCCCGACGCCGTGCTGGCACATCTGGTGCGTGGCCGCGATCGGTACCTGGCTGATGTGGCGGTGTGCCAGGAGCGCTTGCACGCGGGCGAGTCCTACGAGATCTGCCTGACCGACGCGGCCGCCGTGGCCGCCGCGCCTGACGACGGGCTCGACCTGTACCTGCGGCTGCGCCGCTGCAACCCGGCACCCTATGCCGCCTACCTGCGCTTCGACGGTCTGGATGTGGCCTGTTCCTCGCCCGAGCGGTTCCTCAAGATCGACCGGGACCGGATGGTGGAGAGCAAGCCGATCAAAGGCACCGCGCCGCGCGGGCACACCGTCACCGAGGACGACCACCTGCGTCGCACGCTGGCCGACGACCCGAAGACCCGCGCCGAGAACCTGATGATCGTCGACCTGCTGCGCAACGATCTGGGCCGAGTCTGCGAGGTCGGCTCGGTACACGTGCCCGAGCTGATGAGCACCGAAACCTATTCCACCCTGCACCAGTTGGTGTCGACCGTGCGTGGCACACTGCGCCGCGACACCGGCGTCGTCGACGCCCTGCGCGCCTGCTTTCCCGGCGGCTCGATGACCGGCGCGCCCAAACTGCGCACCATGGAGATCCTCGACGAGCTGGAAACCGAGGCACGCGGCGTCTATTCGGGCACCATCGGCTTCCTCGGCCTCGGCGGCACCGCCGACCTCAACATCGTCATCCGCACCGCGGTCCGCTACGACGACGAATGGCGGATCGGCGCGGGCGGCGCCATCGTCCTCGACTCCGACCCCGAGGACGAGTACGCGGAGATGGTCCTCAAGGCCGCGGCGACCTTCCGCGCACTGCCTTAG
- a CDS encoding phosphotransferase family protein produces the protein MSVMAVSQPLDVDPTIADFAAIGQWMDEQNLPGGEFGEVTAIGGGTQNIMLRFTRGDREYVLRRGPQHLRAKSNDVIRRESRLLGALDGTEIRSPRVIAACADDSVIGAVFYLMEPIRGFNPQTELPALHAGDPEVRHGMGLSAVEAIARLGSLDYQALGLQDYGKPDGFLERQVPRWLRELESYSANEGYPGPRIPGLEQVGDWLDRHRPTDPPPGIMHGDCHLANMMFDYDSPEVAAMVDWEMSTIGDPLLDLGWQLATRPEPGTVGAGLMGTLGTVGGLPTEAEMVEHYGKFSDRDLSAVTWYTVLACFKLGIVLEGTHARAFAGKAPVPVGDFLHAVTLELFEQAQRLAE, from the coding sequence ATGTCCGTCATGGCTGTTTCGCAACCGCTCGATGTCGACCCGACGATCGCGGATTTCGCGGCGATCGGGCAGTGGATGGACGAGCAGAACCTGCCCGGCGGCGAGTTCGGCGAGGTCACCGCGATCGGTGGCGGCACGCAGAACATCATGCTGCGCTTCACCCGTGGTGATCGCGAGTACGTGCTGCGCCGCGGCCCCCAACACCTGCGCGCGAAGAGCAACGACGTCATCCGCCGCGAATCGCGACTGCTCGGCGCCTTGGACGGCACCGAGATCCGGTCCCCGCGCGTGATCGCGGCCTGCGCCGACGACTCGGTGATCGGCGCGGTCTTCTACCTGATGGAGCCCATCCGCGGCTTCAACCCGCAGACCGAACTGCCCGCCCTGCACGCCGGTGACCCCGAGGTCCGCCACGGGATGGGCCTGTCCGCGGTCGAGGCCATCGCCCGCCTCGGCTCCCTGGACTACCAGGCACTCGGCCTGCAGGACTACGGCAAGCCGGACGGTTTCCTCGAACGCCAGGTGCCGCGCTGGTTGCGCGAGCTCGAGTCCTACTCCGCCAACGAGGGTTACCCCGGCCCGCGGATCCCCGGTCTCGAGCAGGTCGGCGACTGGCTCGACCGCCACCGCCCGACGGACCCGCCCCCCGGCATCATGCACGGCGACTGTCACCTGGCGAACATGATGTTCGACTACGACAGCCCCGAGGTGGCCGCCATGGTCGACTGGGAGATGTCCACCATCGGTGACCCGCTGCTCGACCTCGGCTGGCAGCTGGCGACCAGGCCCGAACCGGGCACTGTGGGCGCGGGCTTGATGGGCACGCTCGGCACCGTCGGCGGTCTGCCGACCGAGGCCGAGATGGTCGAGCACTACGGCAAATTCTCCGACCGTGACCTGAGCGCCGTCACCTGGTACACCGTGCTGGCCTGCTTCAAGCTGGGCATCGTGCTCGAGGGCACGCACGCGCGGGCGTTCGCGGGCAAGGCGCCCGTGCCGGTGGGCGACTTCCTGCACGCGGTGACGCTGGAGTTGTTCGAACAGGCGCAACGTCTCGCCGAGTGA
- a CDS encoding DinB family protein yields MMIVPDIKNWTWVLERPCPDCGYDAEATAYAAIPELALASAARLGAALERAEARVRPDESTWSVLEYGAHVRDVCRIFDIRLALILAGDGVEAPRFENWDQDATAVEDRYGEQDPARVAEELSLAAATVAAAFGAVPSDRLALRGARSDGSLFTVTSLGRYFLHDLVHHVHDVHG; encoded by the coding sequence ATCATGATCGTCCCCGACATCAAGAACTGGACCTGGGTCCTCGAACGCCCCTGCCCCGATTGCGGATACGACGCCGAGGCCACCGCCTACGCGGCGATCCCCGAACTGGCCCTCGCCAGTGCCGCCCGCCTCGGCGCCGCGCTCGAACGCGCCGAGGCGCGGGTGCGGCCCGACGAGTCCACTTGGTCGGTCCTCGAATACGGCGCGCACGTGCGCGATGTGTGCCGGATCTTCGACATCAGGCTCGCGCTGATCCTGGCCGGTGACGGCGTCGAGGCGCCGCGGTTCGAGAACTGGGATCAGGACGCGACGGCGGTCGAGGATCGCTACGGTGAGCAGGATCCCGCCCGGGTCGCCGAGGAACTGTCGCTCGCCGCGGCCACGGTGGCCGCCGCGTTCGGCGCGGTTCCGTCGGATCGGCTGGCCCTGCGTGGCGCGCGCAGCGACGGCTCGCTGTTCACCGTGACCTCACTGGGCCGATATTTCCTCCACGATCTCGTGCACCACGTCCATGACGTGCATGGATAG
- the aztB gene encoding zinc ABC transporter permease AztB — MDWLIAPFEVAFVQRALWGGLLVSCVCALAGTWVVVRGMAFLGDAMAHGMLPGVAVAALLGGNLLVGAAVSCAAMAFGVSVLGRSKRFATDTAIGLLFVGMLAAGVIIVSRSQSFAVDLTGFLFGDVLAVRSRDLWYLVAALAVAVVVAVLGHRAFLALSFDPRKAHTLGLRPKLAHAALIGLVTLAIVASFHVVGTLLVFGLLIAPPAAAMYWSDRIPVIMAVAALIGGLSTVGGLVISWHAGTAAGATIAAVAVGAFFLSAIVSALRERFGRVGAASVAALAAVPLVGCGTAEEPAVVEETPHGFVAGAEEMTEAQTRLVVVDAGTGAVRVVDLLTEEVTPVDVALEGAAVQPSPAGSRTGGSPALRLADDGRFAYLSSGDRIHIVDSGAWTVDHGDHRHYYSAPIRSVGAATVPGGASTSNESGVVAAYGDSALATVVLESGATVAFDRVALGEGVVPEPRRIDGIAVPYGERLVVADGTGRVEVRDRDGAPGQVQPETCPAAQGQAVTRRGVVFGCADGALVVAQREGEFVTEKIPYPTPTADRATAFTHRPGSTTLTALAGRDAVWSVDIRTKTWTHTPLADAVAANTAGEGSALLALTRDGVLHGIDPVSGTQTAQVDLLTGPVEGRPVIQVDPNRAYLNDSRARTVHEIAYNDNLRTAREFPLDIEPSLLVEAGL; from the coding sequence ATGGATTGGCTGATCGCCCCGTTCGAGGTGGCATTTGTGCAGCGAGCGCTGTGGGGCGGCCTGCTCGTCTCCTGTGTCTGCGCCCTCGCCGGGACCTGGGTTGTGGTGCGCGGCATGGCATTTCTCGGCGACGCGATGGCGCACGGCATGCTGCCCGGTGTCGCGGTCGCGGCGCTGCTGGGCGGCAATCTGCTCGTCGGTGCGGCGGTCAGCTGCGCTGCCATGGCCTTCGGTGTGTCGGTGCTCGGGCGCAGCAAGCGCTTCGCGACCGACACCGCGATCGGGCTGCTGTTCGTCGGCATGCTGGCCGCCGGGGTGATCATCGTGTCGCGCTCGCAGTCGTTCGCCGTCGACCTGACCGGGTTCCTCTTCGGTGACGTGCTGGCCGTGCGGTCGCGCGATCTGTGGTACCTCGTCGCGGCACTCGCGGTCGCGGTGGTGGTGGCGGTGCTGGGTCACCGGGCCTTCCTCGCGCTGAGCTTCGATCCGCGCAAGGCGCACACGCTCGGGCTGCGGCCGAAGCTGGCGCACGCGGCGCTGATCGGGCTGGTGACGCTGGCGATCGTGGCGTCGTTCCATGTCGTCGGGACGCTGCTGGTCTTCGGCCTGCTCATCGCCCCACCCGCCGCGGCGATGTACTGGTCGGACCGGATTCCGGTGATCATGGCCGTCGCGGCTCTGATCGGCGGGCTCTCGACCGTGGGCGGGCTGGTCATCTCCTGGCACGCGGGGACCGCGGCAGGCGCGACCATCGCGGCCGTGGCCGTCGGCGCGTTCTTCCTGTCGGCGATCGTGTCCGCCCTGCGCGAGCGCTTCGGCCGGGTCGGGGCCGCCTCGGTGGCCGCGCTGGCGGCAGTGCCGCTGGTCGGCTGCGGGACGGCGGAGGAACCCGCCGTGGTCGAGGAGACACCGCACGGTTTCGTCGCGGGTGCCGAGGAGATGACCGAGGCGCAGACCCGGCTGGTGGTGGTCGACGCGGGAACCGGTGCGGTGCGGGTCGTCGATCTGCTGACCGAGGAGGTCACGCCGGTCGATGTGGCACTCGAAGGTGCTGCCGTGCAGCCGAGTCCGGCAGGATCGCGCACCGGTGGTTCGCCCGCGCTGCGGCTGGCCGATGACGGCAGATTCGCCTACCTGAGCTCCGGCGACCGGATCCACATCGTCGACAGCGGTGCGTGGACCGTGGATCACGGCGATCACCGGCACTACTACAGCGCACCGATTCGCTCGGTCGGCGCGGCCACGGTGCCCGGTGGCGCTTCTACCTCGAACGAGTCAGGTGTGGTTGCGGCGTATGGCGATTCGGCCCTGGCCACCGTTGTTCTGGAGTCCGGGGCGACGGTCGCGTTCGATCGTGTCGCCCTGGGTGAAGGCGTTGTGCCCGAGCCACGGCGGATCGACGGGATCGCGGTGCCGTATGGCGAGCGGCTCGTCGTGGCCGACGGTACGGGCCGGGTCGAGGTGCGAGACCGGGACGGCGCGCCCGGACAGGTACAGCCCGAGACCTGCCCAGCGGCCCAGGGTCAAGCCGTGACCAGGCGTGGAGTCGTGTTCGGCTGTGCCGACGGCGCGCTCGTCGTCGCCCAGCGCGAGGGTGAGTTCGTCACCGAGAAGATCCCCTACCCGACCCCGACCGCCGATCGCGCGACCGCCTTCACCCACCGTCCCGGCAGCACCACCCTGACCGCCCTCGCCGGTCGCGACGCCGTCTGGAGCGTCGACATCAGGACCAAGACCTGGACCCACACCCCCCTCGCCGACGCGGTCGCGGCGAACACGGCGGGGGAGGGCTCGGCCCTGCTCGCCCTCACCCGCGACGGCGTCCTGCACGGCATCGACCCCGTATCCGGCACGCAGACAGCACAGGTCGACCTGCTCACCGGCCCCGTCGAGGGCCGACCGGTGATCCAGGTCGACCCGAATCGGGCTTACCTCAACGACTCTCGCGCCCGCACCGTCCACGAGATCGCCTACAACGACAACCTCCGCACCGCCCGCGAATTCCCGCTGGACATCGAACCGTCACTACTGGTGGAGGCGGGTCTGTGA
- the aztA gene encoding zinc ABC transporter ATP-binding protein AztA has product MRHTADSAIRLEHLTAGYARQPVLRDVTATIPRGQVTTVVGPNGSGKSTLLGVLAGTLAALQGAVHRDTARRPAFVVQHTAVPPTLPITVRDTVAMGRWAHRGPWRRLTSEDRAITQSCLERMNLGDLATRRLDTLSGGQRQRTLLAQALAQQSDLLLLDEPAAGLDADSQAEIAQVLTEISATGVTVVQATHDLAEAQRADHCLVLRAGRLVSAGGPAEVLAVMVQ; this is encoded by the coding sequence ATGCGACACACAGCCGACTCGGCGATCCGGCTCGAGCACCTGACGGCGGGCTACGCGCGTCAGCCCGTGCTGCGCGACGTGACGGCCACGATCCCGCGCGGGCAGGTCACCACCGTCGTCGGGCCCAACGGTTCAGGGAAGTCGACCCTGCTCGGCGTACTCGCGGGCACCCTCGCCGCGCTGCAGGGCGCGGTTCATCGCGACACCGCCCGGCGACCCGCGTTCGTGGTCCAGCACACGGCAGTACCGCCGACGCTGCCGATCACCGTGCGCGACACCGTGGCGATGGGACGCTGGGCGCACCGCGGCCCGTGGCGACGGCTCACCAGCGAGGATCGCGCCATCACGCAGTCCTGCCTGGAACGGATGAACCTCGGCGATCTGGCCACTCGACGGCTCGACACCCTCTCGGGCGGACAACGCCAGCGCACCCTGCTCGCCCAGGCCCTGGCCCAGCAGTCGGATCTCCTGCTGCTCGACGAACCGGCGGCGGGCTTGGACGCGGATTCCCAGGCCGAGATCGCCCAGGTACTGACCGAGATCAGCGCGACCGGCGTCACCGTCGTCCAGGCCACCCACGACCTGGCCGAGGCGCAGCGGGCCGATCACTGTCTCGTCCTGCGCGCGGGCCGGCTCGTCTCGGCGGGTGGTCCGGCGGAGGTGCTGGCGGTGATGGTGCAGTGA
- the aztD gene encoding zinc metallochaperone AztD, producing the protein MHSRSRITTKVAMSGVLASVVALSGCGTDDSAPGHEHTPGAEPIALTYDGGIYVLDGASLDQRGEVTLDGFHRLNPAGDDDHLVVSTKDGFRVFDAYDADFTGTDFPAAKPGHVVRHAGKTVLFADGSGEVTIIDTDQIGTEKPETEVYQAAAPHHGVAVELSNGELVLTLGTEETRTGLVALDGDREELARNEDCPGVHGEATAQGEAVVVGCQTGVLVYRDGEFTKVTSPTPYGRIGNMSGSAASPIVLGDYKQDKEAELERPQQISLVNTTDASLRLIDIGTSYTFRSLGRGPQGEALVLGTDGKIHEIDPVAGTVTRTIPVIDTWSEPLDWQEARPSLFVRGGIAYVSDPANKQVHRVDLAEGKVTATATLDAAPNEITGVAGH; encoded by the coding sequence ATGCACAGTCGGTCACGGATCACCACGAAGGTGGCCATGTCCGGGGTCCTCGCCTCGGTGGTCGCCCTGAGTGGTTGCGGCACGGATGATTCCGCGCCCGGCCACGAGCACACCCCTGGCGCGGAGCCGATCGCCCTCACCTACGACGGCGGCATCTACGTCCTCGACGGTGCCAGCCTCGACCAGCGCGGCGAGGTGACCCTCGACGGCTTCCACCGCCTCAACCCGGCCGGCGACGACGATCACCTGGTCGTCTCGACCAAGGACGGGTTCCGCGTCTTCGACGCCTACGACGCAGATTTCACCGGTACCGACTTCCCGGCCGCCAAGCCCGGCCACGTCGTTCGGCACGCCGGCAAGACGGTGCTGTTCGCCGACGGCTCCGGCGAGGTCACCATCATCGATACCGATCAGATCGGTACGGAAAAGCCCGAAACCGAGGTCTACCAGGCCGCAGCGCCGCACCACGGTGTCGCGGTCGAGCTGAGCAACGGTGAACTCGTGCTCACCCTCGGCACCGAGGAGACGCGGACCGGTCTCGTCGCGCTCGACGGCGACCGCGAGGAACTCGCCCGCAACGAGGACTGCCCCGGCGTGCACGGCGAAGCGACCGCTCAGGGCGAAGCCGTCGTTGTCGGCTGCCAGACCGGCGTCCTCGTCTACCGCGACGGTGAGTTCACCAAGGTCACCAGCCCGACCCCCTACGGCCGGATCGGCAACATGTCCGGCAGTGCGGCCTCCCCGATCGTGCTCGGCGACTACAAGCAGGACAAGGAAGCCGAACTCGAACGCCCGCAGCAGATCTCGCTGGTGAACACCACCGACGCAAGCCTGCGCCTGATCGACATCGGCACCAGCTACACCTTCCGCTCCCTGGGCCGCGGCCCGCAGGGTGAGGCGCTGGTGCTCGGCACCGACGGCAAGATCCATGAGATCGATCCGGTCGCGGGCACCGTCACCCGGACCATCCCGGTCATCGACACCTGGTCCGAGCCCCTCGACTGGCAGGAAGCCCGGCCCTCGCTGTTCGTCCGCGGCGGCATCGCCTACGTGAGCGACCCGGCCAACAAGCAGGTCCACCGGGTCGACCTGGCCGAGGGAAAGGTCACGGCCACAGCGACTCTGGATGCGGCACCGAACGAGATCACCGGCGTCGCCGGACACTGA
- a CDS encoding NDMA-dependent alcohol dehydrogenase, with translation MKTKGAILWGTDQQWSVEEIEVGDPVAGEVQIRMETAGMCHSDHHIVTGATPMPAFPVMGGHEGAGVVTKLGPNCPSDLAVGDHVILSFIPACGRCPACVAGNMALCDLGAGLLMGQAISDGTYRIQARGENVIPMCLLGTFAPYMTVHHTSVVRIDPTVPFEVACLVGCGVPTGFGSSTHVAQVQPGETVVIAGIGGVGLSALQGAVLSGASKVVAIDPNPWKLEQAQKFGATHTYESMAAAIMPLMDATEGRMAEKVILTMGEMHGDYVEEGLILTGKAGTLVVTSMGRMDAGDVKMNSFLLSMLQKTVKGCIFGGGNARQDAPRLLQLYKSGQLNLDDMVTRSYSLEEINQGYQDMLDGKNLRGIIRYTEADW, from the coding sequence ATGAAGACGAAGGGCGCGATCCTGTGGGGCACCGACCAGCAGTGGTCGGTGGAGGAGATCGAGGTCGGCGACCCCGTCGCCGGCGAAGTGCAGATCCGGATGGAAACGGCGGGCATGTGCCACTCCGACCATCACATCGTCACCGGCGCGACGCCGATGCCCGCCTTCCCGGTGATGGGCGGGCACGAGGGCGCGGGCGTGGTCACCAAGCTCGGCCCGAACTGTCCGAGTGATCTGGCGGTGGGCGACCACGTCATCCTCTCGTTCATCCCGGCCTGCGGCCGCTGCCCCGCCTGCGTCGCAGGCAACATGGCGCTGTGCGATCTGGGCGCGGGACTGTTGATGGGGCAGGCGATCTCGGACGGCACCTACCGCATCCAGGCGCGCGGGGAGAACGTCATCCCGATGTGCCTGCTCGGCACCTTCGCTCCCTACATGACGGTGCACCACACCTCGGTGGTCAGGATCGATCCGACTGTCCCGTTCGAGGTCGCCTGCCTGGTCGGCTGCGGTGTACCGACCGGCTTCGGCTCCTCGACCCATGTGGCGCAGGTACAGCCGGGCGAGACCGTGGTCATCGCGGGTATCGGCGGCGTCGGCCTGAGCGCGCTTCAGGGCGCGGTCCTGTCCGGTGCGTCGAAAGTCGTTGCCATCGACCCGAATCCGTGGAAGCTGGAGCAGGCACAGAAGTTCGGCGCCACCCACACCTACGAGTCCATGGCCGCCGCGATCATGCCGCTCATGGACGCGACCGAGGGGCGGATGGCCGAGAAGGTCATCCTCACCATGGGCGAGATGCACGGCGACTACGTCGAGGAGGGCTTGATCCTCACCGGCAAGGCGGGCACGCTGGTCGTCACCTCGATGGGCCGCATGGACGCCGGCGATGTGAAGATGAACAGCTTCCTGCTGTCGATGCTGCAGAAGACGGTGAAGGGCTGCATCTTCGGCGGCGGCAACGCCCGCCAGGACGCGCCGCGCCTGCTGCAGCTCTACAAGTCCGGCCAGCTCAACCTCGACGACATGGTCACCCGCAGCTACTCGCTGGAGGAGATCAACCAGGGCTACCAGGACATGCTGGACGGCAAGAACCTGCGCGGCATCATCCGCTACACCGAGGCCGACTGGTAA